Proteins from a genomic interval of Nasonia vitripennis strain AsymCx chromosome 3, Nvit_psr_1.1, whole genome shotgun sequence:
- the LOC107980966 gene encoding uncharacterized protein LOC107980966, whose amino-acid sequence MHKDIENEKGKDCEDGRDEDDEYTADEIALSRRLKGAKYRARQANGQIVKLPPTADAVSKDKRDEGTCQASSRKSLYSTDKINVSDTSSYCSAISELLIERQMNNQSNFAGEFVSKPSKTSEIAATPRTDRKRVWQGNGDKKSLNDPAAQVMDSSGSGCDSQIPKVQSLKTAAAGDDSLTKKARGIRKTLRRLLLLPRRIQ is encoded by the exons ATGCATAAAGATATCGAAAACGAAAAAGGCAAAGATTGCGAAGACGGTAGAGACGAAGATGACGAGTACACGGCAGACGAGATAGCCTTGTCAAGACGATTAAAGGGTGCGAAGTACCGGGCTCGCCAAGCTAATGGACAAATCGTCAAGTTACCACCAACAGCTGATGCCGTTTCAAAAGACAAGAGAGATGAAGGAACTTGCCAGGCCAGCAGCAGGAAAAGCCTCTATAGCACAGATAAGATTAATGTGTCGGATACATCCTCGTACTGTTCGGCGATAAGTGAACTCCTCATAGAGCGGCAAATGAATAATCAGAGCAATTTTG CCGGGGAATTTGTAAGCAAACCCTCAAAGACGTCAGAAATCGCAGCAACTCCACGCACTGATCGAAAGCGGGTGTGGCAAGGCAATGGCGATAAAAAATCACTTAATGATCCGGCAGCGCAGGTGATGGACAGCAGCGGCAGTGGCTGCGATAGCCAAATTCCAAAAGTGCAGTCGTTAaagactgctgctgctggtgacGATTCATTGACCAAAAAGGCGAGAGGGATCCGGAAAACACTTCGCCGGCTGCTACT ATTACCACGGCGCATTCAATAA